A genomic window from Gemmatimonadaceae bacterium includes:
- a CDS encoding LytR C-terminal domain-containing protein, whose amino-acid sequence MRVRGRWVLVVVALAVSGYVAWTQIRRPGGSAGALPRVAALERIVPDSVRIKIEVLNASDIRGLARRGTAMLRDLGFDVVSSGNAPEQLDSTVVWVRSGRMDWGELAAEALGGARVEARPDSSRYLDLTILLGRSWRPPAEAFYP is encoded by the coding sequence ATGCGCGTGCGCGGCCGCTGGGTGCTCGTGGTCGTCGCGTTAGCGGTCAGCGGGTATGTCGCGTGGACGCAGATTCGCAGGCCGGGCGGATCGGCGGGGGCGCTCCCTCGGGTGGCGGCGCTCGAGCGCATCGTGCCCGACAGTGTGCGCATCAAGATCGAAGTCCTGAATGCCAGCGACATCCGCGGTCTCGCGCGGCGGGGCACCGCGATGCTGCGCGACCTCGGCTTCGATGTGGTCAGCAGCGGCAACGCCCCCGAACAGCTCGACTCGACAGTCGTGTGGGTTCGCTCGGGTCGGATGGACTGGGGCGAGCTCGCCGCCGAGGCCTTGGGCGGGGCGCGCGTCGAGGCGCGCCCGGACTCCTCACGCTACCTCGATCTCACGATCCTGCTCGGGCGTTCCTGGCGGCCGCCGGCGGAGGCGTTCTACCCGTAG
- the rlmN gene encoding 23S rRNA (adenine(2503)-C(2))-methyltransferase RlmN: MLNLLDLAPADAERTLREFATAHGEKPFRGSQVVPHLWQKPVAGFDQMTDLPKAFRELLAQHFTLPRLALATQQTSVDGTRKFLFQLADGQSVETVAIPDGDRMTFCISSQVGCALQCAFCATGAMGFARHLSVSEIAGQVRELALLDPPLRATNIVFMGMGEPLMNWKAVEHVLTILNDPKGFGIGARHITVSTVGVLPGIVALSQRKEQFRLALSIHAPSDALRGELMPVNIKYPLADVIRAAAEFDRRVTFEYVMLGGVNDRPEHADQLAKLARDCGAFVNLIPLHPGGAMGFTPTTPEAIAKFARRIRERGVEVAIRKSRGMDIAAACGQLRVERLRRRPPGTPEQDREIEVA; this comes from the coding sequence ATGCTGAATTTGCTTGACTTGGCCCCTGCCGACGCCGAACGCACCCTCCGGGAGTTCGCCACGGCCCACGGCGAGAAGCCTTTCCGCGGGAGCCAGGTCGTACCGCACCTCTGGCAGAAGCCGGTCGCGGGCTTCGACCAGATGACCGACCTGCCCAAGGCCTTCCGGGAACTGCTCGCCCAGCACTTCACGCTGCCGCGCCTCGCCTTGGCGACGCAGCAGACGTCCGTGGATGGCACGCGGAAGTTCCTCTTCCAGCTCGCCGACGGCCAAAGCGTCGAGACCGTCGCCATCCCGGACGGCGACCGGATGACGTTTTGCATCTCGTCGCAGGTCGGCTGCGCCCTCCAATGCGCGTTCTGCGCCACCGGCGCGATGGGCTTCGCCCGCCACCTCAGCGTGAGCGAGATCGCCGGACAGGTGCGTGAGCTGGCGCTGCTCGATCCCCCGCTCCGGGCCACGAACATCGTCTTTATGGGGATGGGCGAACCGCTGATGAACTGGAAGGCGGTCGAGCACGTGCTCACCATCCTCAACGACCCGAAGGGCTTCGGCATCGGGGCACGGCATATCACCGTCTCCACGGTGGGCGTGTTGCCGGGCATCGTCGCCCTCAGTCAGCGCAAGGAACAGTTCCGGCTGGCGCTGTCGATCCACGCGCCGAGCGATGCGCTGCGCGGCGAACTGATGCCGGTGAACATCAAGTATCCGCTCGCCGACGTCATCCGCGCGGCAGCGGAGTTCGACCGGCGCGTGACCTTCGAGTACGTGATGCTCGGGGGCGTGAATGACCGCCCCGAACACGCCGACCAACTGGCGAAGCTGGCGCGCGACTGCGGCGCGTTCGTGAACCTGATTCCGCTGCATCCCGGCGGGGCGATGGGCTTCACGCCGACGACGCCGGAAGCCATCGCCAAGTTCGCGCGGCGCATCCGCGAGCGCGGGGTCGAAGTGGCCATCCGGAAGAGCCGCGGAATGGACATCGCGGCGGCCTGCGGACAGCTACGGGTAGAACGCCTCCGCCGGCGGCCGCCAGGAACGCCCGAGCAGGATCGTGAGATCGAGGTAGCGTGA
- a CDS encoding VanZ family protein: protein MPDASSPAAAPSAAARWTPPALWVAIILVGTSWPRIHLGPPDLALDKVAHFGAYAVLAGLMLRATMRPRHLGTMVAVVLAVSAFGAVDEWHQSFIPSRSMSLLDWVADTAGAIVGVLSVRFVPLFSPRRPQLT from the coding sequence ATGCCTGATGCCAGTAGCCCCGCCGCGGCGCCCTCCGCCGCGGCCCGTTGGACCCCGCCTGCGCTGTGGGTCGCGATTATCCTGGTCGGCACGTCGTGGCCCCGGATTCACTTGGGCCCGCCGGACCTCGCCCTCGACAAAGTCGCGCACTTTGGCGCCTACGCCGTCCTCGCCGGCCTGATGCTGCGCGCCACGATGCGCCCCCGCCACCTCGGTACGATGGTTGCTGTGGTGCTCGCGGTCTCCGCCTTCGGTGCCGTGGACGAATGGCACCAGTCGTTCATCCCCAGCCGCTCGATGAGCTTGCTCGACTGGGTCGCCGACACCGCCGGCGCCATCGTCGGTGTGCTCAGCGTCCGCTTCGTCCCGCTCTTCTCGCCACGCCGTCCGCAACTCACGTGA
- the aspS gene encoding aspartate--tRNA ligase, giving the protein MTHRADPLATSLRTHLGGALRLANEGQRVTLGGWVHKSRDLGGQLFIDLRDREGLVQLAFNPHWTPVDVITQATGIGLECAVLVEGVVAPRPEGLRNPEMATGEIEVRVASIRVVGPAATPPIPVALDKEAKRPAEDLRLRHRVLDLRRPELQRSLVLRHRLLQATRRYLSELGYLELETPILTKPTPEGARDFLVPSRMHVGEFFALPQSPQIYKQLFMCAGFDRYFQVARCFRDEDLRADRQLEFTQIDIEASFITREDIITMSEGLMQALWAEAGIAVTTPFPRMSYADAMERYGCDRPDLRYGLELRDVSAAFAGSESGIIQSALAAGGRVRGLVVPGAATWSRKQVDELEAIAKSAGAGGLLRLKLADGKLEGPLAKFLPADAASALGLADGDLFLGVAGADRFSSPALDRVRQECAARLGLADPAKREFLWVLDFPMFDRDPDTGALAAVHHPFTSPNTDDMTARPGEPHRWRAFAYDCVLNGTELGGGSIRTSDPAVQARMFELLGIADPADQERRFGFLLEGLRAGAPPHGGIAFGFDRIAMILAGADSLRDVIAFPKTTAARALFEGAPSPVPAQDLDELHIRIAEAE; this is encoded by the coding sequence GTGACCCACCGCGCCGATCCGCTCGCCACTTCGCTCCGCACCCACCTCGGCGGCGCCCTGCGCCTCGCCAATGAGGGCCAGCGCGTCACGCTCGGCGGTTGGGTCCACAAATCGCGCGATCTCGGCGGCCAGTTGTTCATCGACTTGCGCGATCGCGAAGGGCTCGTGCAACTCGCGTTCAACCCGCATTGGACGCCTGTTGACGTCATCACGCAGGCCACGGGCATTGGCCTCGAGTGCGCCGTGCTCGTCGAAGGTGTCGTCGCGCCCCGGCCTGAAGGCCTGCGCAACCCAGAGATGGCCACGGGCGAGATCGAGGTGCGCGTGGCCTCCATCCGCGTCGTGGGGCCGGCGGCGACGCCGCCGATTCCCGTCGCACTGGACAAGGAAGCCAAGCGCCCTGCCGAGGACCTCAGGCTGCGCCACCGCGTCCTCGACCTGCGTCGGCCGGAGCTGCAGCGCAGCCTCGTGCTGCGGCACCGCCTGCTGCAGGCCACGCGTCGCTACCTCAGCGAGCTAGGCTACCTCGAGCTCGAGACGCCCATCCTGACAAAGCCGACGCCCGAGGGCGCGCGCGACTTCCTCGTCCCCAGCCGGATGCACGTGGGAGAGTTCTTCGCGCTGCCGCAGTCGCCGCAGATCTACAAGCAGCTGTTTATGTGCGCGGGCTTCGACCGCTACTTCCAGGTGGCGCGCTGCTTCCGCGACGAGGACCTGCGCGCCGACCGTCAGCTCGAGTTCACGCAGATCGACATCGAGGCGTCGTTCATCACGCGCGAGGACATCATCACGATGTCCGAGGGCCTGATGCAGGCGCTCTGGGCGGAGGCTGGCATCGCGGTGACGACGCCGTTTCCGCGGATGAGCTACGCCGATGCAATGGAGCGCTACGGCTGCGACAGGCCGGATCTGCGCTATGGACTTGAGCTACGGGACGTGTCGGCGGCGTTCGCCGGCAGCGAGTCGGGCATCATCCAGTCGGCGCTCGCCGCGGGCGGCCGCGTGCGCGGCCTCGTCGTGCCGGGCGCGGCAACCTGGAGCCGCAAGCAGGTGGATGAACTCGAGGCGATCGCCAAGAGCGCCGGCGCGGGCGGACTGCTGCGTCTCAAGTTGGCCGACGGCAAGCTCGAAGGCCCCCTCGCCAAGTTCCTCCCGGCAGATGCCGCCTCCGCCCTCGGGCTCGCCGACGGGGACTTGTTCCTCGGCGTGGCCGGCGCGGACCGCTTCTCCAGCCCGGCGCTCGACCGCGTGCGGCAGGAGTGCGCCGCGCGCCTCGGCCTCGCCGACCCCGCCAAGCGTGAGTTCCTCTGGGTGCTCGACTTCCCGATGTTCGACCGCGATCCGGACACGGGCGCGCTGGCGGCGGTGCACCACCCGTTCACCTCGCCCAACACCGACGATATGACCGCGCGGCCAGGCGAGCCGCACAGATGGCGCGCCTTCGCCTACGACTGCGTGCTCAATGGCACCGAGCTCGGCGGCGGCTCCATCCGCACCAGCGATCCGGCGGTGCAGGCGCGGATGTTCGAGCTGCTCGGCATCGCTGACCCGGCCGATCAGGAGCGTCGCTTCGGCTTCCTGCTCGAGGGGCTGCGCGCCGGCGCGCCGCCGCACGGGGGCATCGCGTTCGGCTTCGACCGCATCGCGATGATCCTCGCCGGTGCCGATTCGCTGCGCGACGTGATCGCCTTCCCGAAGACCACTGCGGCACGGGCGCTTTTCGAAGGCGCCCCGTCGCCGGTGCCAGCACAGGACCTCGACGAACTCCACATCCGCATCGCGGAGGCTGAATGA
- a CDS encoding PhoH family protein: MTDGTLSGESITTKLPTEGADLLTLAGVADGNLSELQRLFPVRVTLRGEQMTITGSAEAVEKAAAVAQRMIDHAKQRQPLDPDDVLRFSMEGPARDGGAPGRIVLPGVRKIIQPKTNGQAEYMQQMLDNEIVVGIGPAGTGKTYLAVAAAVDALARKRVRRIVLARPAVEAGESLGFLPGDMQAKVDPYLRPLYDALDDLMPPERVARALETRVIEIAPLAYMRGRTLGDAFVILDEAQNATNAQMKMFLTRLGLNSRAVITGDKTQIDLPKREESGLLQVERILQNIDGIAFHYFTETDVVRHRLVREIVKAYAQDAGT; this comes from the coding sequence ATGACCGACGGCACGCTCAGTGGCGAGTCGATCACGACCAAGCTGCCGACCGAAGGCGCCGACCTGTTGACGTTGGCCGGCGTGGCCGACGGCAACCTGTCCGAACTGCAGCGCCTCTTTCCCGTGCGCGTGACGCTGCGCGGCGAGCAGATGACCATCACCGGCAGCGCCGAGGCGGTTGAGAAGGCGGCGGCCGTCGCGCAGCGGATGATCGATCACGCCAAGCAGCGGCAGCCGCTGGATCCGGACGACGTGCTGCGCTTCTCGATGGAAGGACCGGCCCGCGACGGCGGCGCGCCGGGGCGCATCGTGCTGCCGGGCGTGCGCAAGATCATCCAGCCCAAGACCAACGGGCAAGCCGAGTATATGCAGCAGATGCTCGACAACGAGATCGTAGTCGGCATCGGCCCGGCGGGAACCGGCAAGACGTACCTGGCCGTGGCGGCCGCCGTCGATGCGCTGGCCCGCAAGCGCGTGCGCCGCATCGTGCTCGCGCGACCGGCCGTCGAGGCCGGCGAGTCCTTGGGCTTCCTTCCCGGCGATATGCAGGCCAAGGTGGATCCCTACCTGCGGCCGCTCTACGACGCGCTCGACGACCTGATGCCCCCGGAGCGTGTCGCGCGCGCGCTCGAGACGCGCGTCATCGAGATCGCGCCGCTCGCGTATATGCGCGGCCGCACGCTGGGCGACGCCTTCGTCATCCTCGACGAGGCGCAGAACGCCACGAACGCGCAGATGAAGATGTTCCTCACGCGCCTCGGCCTGAACTCCCGCGCCGTCATCACCGGCGACAAGACGCAGATCGACCTGCCGAAGCGCGAGGAGAGCGGCCTGCTGCAGGTGGAGCGCATCCTGCAGAACATCGACGGCATCGCGTTCCATTACTTCACCGAGACCGACGTGGTGCGCCACCGGCTGGTGCGCGAGATCGTGAAGGCCTACGCGCAGGACGCCGGCACGTGA
- the ybeY gene encoding rRNA maturation RNase YbeY codes for MSGRAQGGVRVGVSLEGIRIPVSATRLRAAVEHVLQARKVRRAMVSLTLLTPRRMAALNAKHLGHAGPTDIITFGFRDPSGAVVGDIYLCPAVATANAKRFGVPVREEFLRLAVHGALHVLGYEHPEGDERTRSPMWRLQERLLRTVVAA; via the coding sequence GTGAGCGGACGCGCGCAGGGCGGCGTCCGCGTCGGCGTGAGCCTGGAGGGCATTCGGATCCCTGTCTCGGCCACTCGCCTGCGGGCGGCGGTCGAGCACGTGCTGCAGGCGCGTAAGGTGCGCCGCGCGATGGTCAGCCTGACGCTGCTCACGCCGCGGCGGATGGCCGCGCTCAACGCCAAGCACCTCGGGCACGCCGGGCCCACGGACATCATCACCTTCGGCTTCCGAGATCCGTCGGGTGCCGTAGTCGGCGACATCTACCTCTGCCCGGCGGTCGCCACGGCAAACGCCAAGCGTTTCGGCGTGCCCGTGCGCGAGGAGTTCCTGCGCCTCGCCGTCCACGGCGCGTTGCACGTGCTGGGCTACGAGCATCCGGAGGGCGACGAGCGCACGCGCTCGCCGATGTGGCGCCTGCAGGAGCGGCTGCTGCGGACGGTCGTGGCCGCGTGA
- a CDS encoding HlyC/CorC family transporter, which produces MTLLAVLVAIGAGVIAALCAFADGALLGLDSDEPPSEARTRAILERRERAHRALAFGRIVAQLASGAATTVALLATQWLPAAWFTPGVVLAGVAIVGITEVGARAAGDAAGARGLAAVGGVVEAVEWICAPVVAFGQWADDALMALLPPPAPDDEDHDDAVERFREVVAAEAEVTPQEEVLLHGVFSLGDTKVSAIMVPRVDIVGLERDTPWSEVVDRVRSAQHARLVVYDGTLDEVVGILYAKDLLPALLADEEPAGGWQALVKPALFIPEPKTVESQLRDFRASRRHLAIVADEFGGTAGLVTLEDALELIIGDIQDEGDAELPDVEREDGGRLWVAAAVTLDALSELTAQDWTRGDVSTIGGLVMEVLGRPPKAGETLRLNGYKLVVERVVRRRIQRVYLEPLTAPLPGEAA; this is translated from the coding sequence GTGACCCTCCTCGCGGTCTTGGTGGCGATTGGCGCAGGCGTGATCGCCGCGCTCTGTGCCTTTGCTGACGGCGCGCTGCTCGGGCTCGACAGCGACGAGCCTCCGAGCGAGGCGCGTACGCGCGCCATCCTCGAGCGACGCGAGCGCGCGCACCGCGCGCTGGCCTTCGGCCGCATCGTCGCGCAGTTGGCCAGCGGCGCCGCCACCACGGTGGCATTGCTCGCCACGCAGTGGCTACCGGCAGCGTGGTTCACGCCCGGCGTCGTGCTCGCGGGCGTGGCAATCGTCGGCATCACCGAGGTCGGCGCACGCGCGGCGGGAGATGCCGCCGGCGCGCGGGGGCTGGCCGCCGTCGGCGGCGTGGTCGAAGCCGTCGAGTGGATCTGCGCACCCGTGGTGGCGTTCGGCCAATGGGCAGATGACGCCCTGATGGCCCTGCTGCCGCCGCCTGCGCCGGATGATGAGGACCACGATGATGCGGTCGAACGCTTCCGTGAGGTGGTCGCCGCCGAGGCTGAGGTCACCCCGCAGGAAGAGGTGCTGCTGCACGGCGTCTTTTCGCTCGGCGACACCAAAGTCTCGGCCATTATGGTGCCGCGCGTCGACATCGTGGGGCTCGAGCGCGACACGCCCTGGAGCGAGGTCGTGGACCGTGTGCGCAGCGCACAGCACGCCCGCCTCGTGGTCTACGACGGCACGCTCGACGAAGTGGTCGGCATCCTCTACGCCAAGGACCTGCTGCCGGCGTTGCTGGCGGACGAGGAGCCGGCGGGCGGATGGCAGGCGCTGGTGAAGCCGGCGCTGTTCATCCCGGAGCCCAAGACCGTCGAGTCGCAGCTGCGTGATTTCCGCGCGTCACGGCGACACCTCGCGATCGTCGCCGACGAGTTCGGGGGCACCGCTGGTCTCGTCACGCTCGAGGACGCGCTGGAACTCATCATCGGCGACATCCAGGACGAAGGTGACGCCGAGCTGCCGGACGTCGAGCGTGAGGACGGTGGGCGGCTCTGGGTCGCGGCGGCGGTGACGCTCGATGCGCTCTCGGAGCTCACGGCGCAGGACTGGACCCGTGGCGACGTGTCGACCATCGGCGGTCTGGTGATGGAAGTGCTCGGCCGTCCGCCCAAGGCTGGCGAGACGCTACGGCTGAACGGCTACAAGCTCGTCGTCGAGCGCGTGGTGCGCCGACGCATCCAGCGCGTGTATCTCGAGCCCCTGACGGCGCCCCTGCCGGGGGAGGCCGCGTGA
- a CDS encoding CBS domain-containing protein, translating to MSSFTPLLILVGIVGVLTTAATALRTVSRIWLRHWAERRLAGAGTASLYLDRPQRLLIAAGTGIAGTVFTLGAIIGLQHGDEPLRLMQHLLIGIALLLVMGQLLPRAIARRWPAESLPLVLPLLRIVEGLTLPLAAVARRLVGRAVGPAAAEAESPGDVLDDLLREGELEGVGAAEEREIISGVLEFSDTRVGDVMTPRADIVALERTARADEVAQLVAQSKYTRLPVYDGTLDHIVGMVTSWDVIARPEEPLRTPRPVAVASADEACHALMTRMLRERRHLAIVRGAGGETLGLLTLEDLVEELVGEIQDEHDDPLSDR from the coding sequence GTGAGCAGCTTCACTCCGCTCCTCATTCTCGTCGGCATCGTGGGCGTGCTGACCACCGCCGCCACCGCGCTGCGCACGGTGAGCCGCATCTGGCTTCGCCACTGGGCGGAGCGCCGCCTCGCCGGGGCAGGCACGGCGTCGTTGTACCTCGATCGGCCACAGCGATTGCTGATCGCCGCCGGCACCGGCATTGCCGGCACCGTCTTCACGCTCGGGGCCATCATCGGATTGCAACACGGCGACGAGCCTTTGCGCCTGATGCAGCACTTGCTCATCGGGATTGCGCTGCTGCTCGTGATGGGACAGCTGCTCCCGCGCGCCATCGCTCGGCGCTGGCCCGCAGAGTCGCTTCCGTTGGTGCTGCCGCTGCTGCGGATCGTCGAGGGCTTGACGCTGCCGCTGGCGGCCGTCGCGCGCCGCCTCGTCGGCCGCGCGGTGGGACCGGCCGCCGCCGAGGCCGAATCGCCTGGGGACGTCCTCGACGACCTGCTGCGCGAGGGCGAACTCGAGGGCGTCGGTGCCGCCGAGGAACGGGAGATCATCTCCGGCGTGCTGGAGTTCAGCGATACGCGTGTCGGCGACGTGATGACGCCGCGCGCGGATATCGTCGCGCTCGAGCGCACGGCGCGGGCGGACGAGGTCGCCCAGCTGGTGGCGCAGTCCAAGTACACCCGGCTGCCCGTGTATGACGGAACGCTGGACCACATCGTCGGGATGGTGACGAGCTGGGACGTCATCGCGCGGCCGGAGGAGCCGCTGCGCACGCCGCGGCCGGTGGCCGTCGCCAGTGCGGACGAAGCCTGCCACGCCCTGATGACGCGGATGCTGCGCGAGCGACGGCACCTCGCGATTGTGCGTGGGGCGGGTGGCGAGACGCTAGGGCTGCTGACGCTCGAGGACTTGGTGGAGGAACTGGTGGGCGAGATCCAGGACGAGCACGACGATCCCCTGAGCGACCGATGA
- the meaB gene encoding methylmalonyl Co-A mutase-associated GTPase MeaB: protein MTTALTEGLFAGRKASVARAVSIIEDRRKGWEELLAACHPRVGGARRIGITGPPGAGKSTLTTLLAEHYLAQGLRVGVVAVDPTSPFTGGALLGDRVRMERVALHENVFIRSMATRGSLGGLAVATREVCDVLDAAGIERILVETVGVGQSELDIARLADTSAVVLVPESGDSIQTLKAGVMEIADLFVVNKADRPGADRLRNDIELMLGLRSGATMRDVPAHHGVDLKRLNPAKLARDAAAAANPESWTPPVLRTVGSTGEGVPEFVEALERHFGYLETSGTLQRRRRSRLRERVIDAVEQRLRSRLWRDAATNEWLDGRLAALEAGETTPLAEAEALIARAVSAGTLTGKD, encoded by the coding sequence ATGACGACGGCCCTGACCGAGGGACTCTTCGCGGGACGCAAGGCGTCCGTCGCCCGCGCCGTCAGCATCATCGAGGACCGCCGCAAGGGTTGGGAGGAGCTGTTGGCCGCCTGCCATCCGCGCGTCGGTGGCGCGCGGCGCATTGGGATCACGGGGCCGCCGGGCGCAGGCAAGAGCACGCTGACGACGCTGCTGGCCGAGCACTACCTGGCGCAGGGCCTGCGCGTGGGCGTGGTCGCGGTCGATCCAACCTCGCCGTTCACGGGCGGAGCCCTGCTCGGAGACCGCGTGCGGATGGAACGCGTGGCGTTGCACGAGAACGTCTTCATTCGATCGATGGCGACGCGCGGCTCGCTCGGCGGCCTCGCAGTGGCGACCCGCGAGGTCTGCGACGTGCTCGACGCCGCCGGCATCGAACGGATCCTTGTCGAGACCGTTGGCGTGGGGCAGAGCGAACTCGACATCGCCCGCCTCGCGGACACCAGCGCCGTGGTACTCGTGCCGGAGAGCGGCGACTCCATCCAGACGCTCAAGGCGGGCGTGATGGAGATTGCCGACCTGTTCGTCGTGAACAAGGCCGACCGTCCGGGCGCCGACCGCCTGCGCAATGACATCGAGCTGATGTTGGGCCTGCGCAGCGGCGCCACGATGCGCGACGTGCCCGCCCACCACGGCGTCGACCTCAAGCGCCTGAATCCGGCGAAGCTGGCACGCGACGCGGCTGCGGCGGCGAATCCCGAGAGCTGGACACCTCCGGTCCTGCGCACGGTCGGCTCCACCGGGGAGGGCGTCCCGGAGTTCGTTGAGGCCCTGGAGCGGCATTTCGGGTATCTTGAGACCAGCGGCACGCTCCAGCGCCGCCGGCGGTCCCGGTTGCGCGAGCGCGTCATCGATGCCGTGGAACAGCGCCTGCGCTCGCGCCTGTGGCGCGACGCGGCGACGAACGAGTGGTTGGATGGTCGCCTCGCTGCGCTGGAAGCGGGCGAGACGACTCCGCTGGCCGAAGCCGAGGCGCTCATCGCACGGGCGGTCTCGGCCGGAACCCTGACTGGGAAGGACTGA
- a CDS encoding methylmalonyl-CoA mutase yields the protein MTSIPNLDPTLAAMQAELDTLRKEVEQWKARYAKGDVRDIAYTNSAKEVAPLYTALDLEGSAGTAFEVPGAYPYTRGIHPTGYRGKLWTMRQFAGFGSARETNERYKFLLKNGTTGLSVAFDFPTLMGYDSDHPRSEGEVGKCGVAISSLADMEQLFDGIPLDQVSTSMTINGPAIILWCFYIAAAEKQGVKPEQLRGTIQNDILKEYMAQHAWCFPIEPALRLIVDMFEYGSKHVPQWNTISISGYHIREAGSTAAQELAFTLADGFTYVERGIARGLDVDDFAPRLSFFWDIHNDFFEEIAKLRAARRIWARHMKERYGAKSPRSWVMRFHSQTAGVTLTAQQPMNNIVRVAYQAMAAVLGGTQSLHTNSMDETLALPTEHAVEVALRTQQVLAYETGVPNVVDPLGGSYYVERLTDELEAEAEALFQQIEEQGGVVPGLETGWFQRKIAESAARQQWEIEQHRRVIVGVNSFESDESALTIPLLKIDEQAAREQAEALARLRQTRDNAGCEAKLARLREAARGSENVVPFILDCARSYCTLYEIRAALEAEFGAYREPVFF from the coding sequence ATGACCTCGATTCCCAACCTCGATCCCACGCTCGCCGCGATGCAGGCGGAGCTCGACACGCTGCGCAAGGAAGTCGAGCAGTGGAAGGCACGCTACGCCAAGGGCGACGTGCGCGACATCGCCTACACGAACTCGGCCAAGGAAGTCGCGCCGCTGTATACGGCATTGGACCTGGAGGGCTCGGCCGGCACGGCCTTCGAGGTGCCCGGCGCGTATCCGTATACGCGCGGCATCCACCCGACGGGCTACCGCGGCAAGCTCTGGACGATGCGCCAGTTCGCCGGCTTCGGCTCGGCCCGCGAGACCAACGAGCGCTACAAGTTCCTGCTCAAGAACGGCACCACCGGCCTGTCCGTAGCGTTCGACTTCCCGACGCTGATGGGCTACGACTCCGACCATCCGCGCTCGGAGGGCGAGGTCGGCAAGTGCGGCGTCGCCATCTCGTCGTTGGCGGATATGGAGCAGCTCTTCGACGGCATCCCGCTGGACCAGGTGTCCACGTCGATGACCATCAACGGGCCGGCCATCATCCTGTGGTGCTTCTACATCGCGGCGGCCGAGAAGCAGGGCGTGAAGCCCGAGCAGCTCCGGGGGACGATCCAGAACGACATCCTCAAGGAGTATATGGCGCAGCACGCCTGGTGCTTCCCGATCGAGCCGGCGCTGCGCCTGATCGTCGATATGTTCGAGTACGGCTCGAAGCACGTGCCGCAGTGGAACACCATCTCGATCTCCGGCTACCACATCCGCGAGGCGGGCAGCACGGCGGCGCAGGAGTTGGCCTTCACGCTGGCCGACGGCTTCACCTACGTGGAACGCGGCATCGCGCGCGGGCTGGACGTGGACGACTTCGCGCCGCGGCTGTCGTTCTTCTGGGACATCCACAACGACTTTTTCGAGGAGATCGCCAAGCTCCGCGCTGCGCGCCGCATCTGGGCCCGGCATATGAAGGAGCGCTACGGCGCCAAGAGCCCGCGCTCCTGGGTGATGCGCTTCCATTCACAGACGGCGGGCGTCACGCTCACGGCGCAGCAGCCGATGAACAACATCGTCCGCGTCGCCTACCAGGCGATGGCGGCCGTGCTCGGCGGCACCCAGTCGCTGCACACCAACTCGATGGACGAGACCTTGGCCCTGCCGACGGAGCACGCCGTCGAGGTCGCGCTGCGCACGCAGCAGGTCTTGGCGTATGAGACCGGCGTCCCGAACGTCGTCGATCCGCTCGGCGGCTCGTACTACGTGGAGCGCCTCACCGACGAGCTCGAAGCCGAGGCGGAAGCGTTGTTCCAGCAGATCGAGGAGCAGGGTGGGGTGGTGCCCGGACTCGAGACGGGCTGGTTCCAGCGCAAGATTGCCGAGAGCGCGGCGCGCCAGCAGTGGGAGATCGAGCAGCACCGGCGCGTGATCGTCGGCGTGAACTCGTTCGAGAGCGACGAGAGCGCCCTGACGATCCCGCTGCTCAAGATTGACGAGCAGGCGGCGCGCGAGCAGGCCGAGGCGCTGGCCCGGCTCCGGCAGACCCGCGACAACGCCGGTTGCGAGGCCAAGCTCGCGCGACTCCGCGAAGCGGCGCGCGGCAGCGAGAACGTGGTGCCGTTCATCCTCGACTGCGCGCGGAGCTACTGCACGCTGTACGAGATCCGGGCGGCGCTGGAGGCTGAGTTCGGCGCGTATCGAGAGCCCGTGTTCTTTTGA